A single genomic interval of Amycolatopsis albispora harbors:
- a CDS encoding glycoside hydrolase family 3 protein: MFSTSPISRRGVLTIAAAAPLLAAVLPRMALAQEFPFRDPSLGLEARVADLLGRLTLDEKVALLHQYQAPVPRLGVAAFKTGTEALHGIAWSTDKSAGGAVVTATATVFPQAIGLASTWDPELVEQVGTAVGTEARGFHAENPGVWGLQLWAPVVNLLRDPRWGRNEEGYSEDPYLTGAISTAYGRGIQGEDPDRLRAAPVLKHYLANNNEVRRDTSSSVLRPRVKREYYEAAFRPALTADAATGVMSAYNLVNGRPMTAHFDHNDVVRTWTRRPLFNVTDAGGPNNLTGSQAYYATQPEADAAVLRAGLDSFTVDDTNSAKTIEAVHAALAQGLLEESDVDNAVRHILSLRVRLGEFDPGGGPYGHIGKEVVDTPEHRALARKTAARAIVLLKNDGLLPLPRGRTVAVIGQLADTLYTDWYSGALPYRITPLDGITEAAGAAVTTTEGVDRIALRTAAGYVTATSGGTPLAVTASTGDDTRFDVYDWGEGIVTLRALANGRFLSFGPDRTVVNNAEQPNGWFVQQQFKLVAHGGGHVLEYAGNETDDSWFGDQKYVAVGADGRLTVTAKSPAEATVFTREVVRSGVESAVEAAKAADLAVVVAGSMPFISGREDDDRADLNLAGGQQTVLEAVRQANPDTVLVLENSYPTTIGWAQENVRSVVWMTHSGAETGHALADVLYGDVNPAGRLTQTWYRSAADLPDLLDYDIIKSGRTYQYFTGDPLYPFGYGLSYTTFDYRNLRLSAPTMSAQGEVGVNVVVTNTGTRAGDEVVQLYTHQRTSRDPQPNLRLRAFARVHLAPGEAKTVTLSLRAADLAHWDVTRDRWVVETATHDVLVGASSADIRVRTALRVRGEAIPPRDLHRETEAENFDDYQGITLTDRSKERGTSVTSDGGWIAFRDANLHGSQITALVSAPGPATITVRSGGPGGPVLGTLAVPKTGGKYDYTTVSAPLTGMKGRGDLYLVFGGPVSLGTFRLA; encoded by the coding sequence GTGTTTTCGACGTCCCCGATCTCCCGCCGCGGCGTGCTCACCATCGCCGCCGCGGCCCCACTGCTGGCGGCCGTGCTCCCCCGCATGGCGCTGGCGCAGGAGTTCCCGTTCCGCGACCCGTCGCTGGGCCTCGAAGCCCGCGTGGCGGACCTGCTCGGCAGGCTCACGCTGGACGAGAAGGTCGCGCTGCTGCACCAGTACCAGGCCCCCGTGCCGCGGCTGGGCGTGGCGGCGTTCAAAACCGGCACCGAGGCACTGCACGGCATCGCGTGGTCCACCGACAAGTCCGCCGGTGGCGCCGTGGTGACCGCGACCGCGACGGTGTTCCCTCAGGCCATCGGCCTGGCGAGCACCTGGGACCCGGAACTGGTCGAGCAGGTCGGCACGGCCGTGGGCACCGAGGCACGCGGCTTCCACGCGGAGAACCCCGGCGTGTGGGGGCTGCAGTTGTGGGCGCCGGTGGTCAACCTGCTGCGCGACCCGCGCTGGGGCCGCAACGAGGAGGGCTACTCCGAGGACCCGTACCTGACCGGCGCGATCTCCACCGCCTACGGCCGCGGCATCCAGGGCGAGGACCCCGACCGGCTGCGGGCCGCGCCGGTGCTCAAGCACTACCTGGCGAACAACAACGAGGTCCGGCGCGACACCAGCTCGTCGGTGCTGCGGCCCCGGGTCAAGCGCGAGTACTACGAGGCGGCGTTCCGGCCCGCGCTGACCGCCGACGCCGCCACCGGCGTGATGTCGGCGTACAACCTGGTCAACGGCAGGCCGATGACCGCGCACTTCGACCACAACGACGTGGTGCGCACCTGGACGCGGCGGCCCCTGTTCAACGTCACCGACGCCGGCGGGCCGAACAACCTGACCGGCAGCCAGGCCTACTACGCCACGCAGCCCGAGGCCGACGCCGCGGTGCTCCGGGCCGGGCTGGACAGCTTCACCGTCGACGACACCAACTCGGCGAAGACCATCGAAGCGGTGCACGCGGCGCTCGCGCAGGGCCTGCTCGAAGAGTCCGATGTGGACAACGCGGTCCGGCACATCCTCAGCCTCCGCGTCCGGCTCGGCGAGTTCGACCCGGGCGGCGGGCCGTACGGGCACATCGGCAAGGAGGTCGTCGACACGCCGGAACACCGTGCGCTGGCACGGAAAACCGCGGCTCGGGCGATCGTGCTGCTGAAGAACGACGGGCTGCTGCCGTTGCCGCGCGGGCGCACGGTCGCGGTGATCGGCCAGCTGGCCGACACCCTCTACACCGACTGGTACTCCGGTGCGCTGCCCTACCGGATCACGCCGCTCGACGGGATCACCGAGGCGGCGGGCGCGGCGGTGACCACCACCGAAGGCGTGGACCGGATCGCGTTGCGCACGGCAGCCGGGTACGTCACCGCGACCAGTGGCGGTACCCCGCTGGCCGTCACCGCCTCCACCGGCGACGACACGAGGTTCGACGTCTACGACTGGGGCGAGGGCATCGTCACGCTGCGTGCGCTGGCCAACGGGCGGTTCCTGTCCTTCGGCCCGGACCGGACCGTGGTCAACAACGCCGAGCAGCCGAACGGCTGGTTCGTGCAGCAGCAGTTCAAGCTCGTCGCGCACGGCGGCGGGCACGTGCTGGAGTACGCGGGCAACGAGACCGACGACTCGTGGTTCGGCGACCAGAAGTACGTGGCCGTCGGCGCCGACGGGCGGCTGACCGTCACCGCGAAGTCCCCCGCCGAGGCCACCGTGTTCACCAGGGAGGTGGTGCGCAGCGGCGTCGAGAGCGCGGTCGAGGCGGCGAAGGCCGCCGACCTCGCGGTGGTGGTCGCGGGCAGCATGCCGTTCATCAGCGGCCGCGAGGACGACGACCGGGCCGACCTGAACCTCGCCGGCGGGCAGCAGACCGTGCTGGAGGCGGTGCGGCAGGCGAACCCGGACACCGTGCTGGTGCTGGAGAACAGCTATCCGACCACGATCGGCTGGGCGCAGGAGAACGTGCGATCGGTGGTCTGGATGACGCACTCCGGCGCGGAAACCGGGCACGCGCTGGCCGACGTGCTCTACGGCGACGTCAATCCGGCGGGCAGGCTCACCCAGACCTGGTACCGCTCGGCCGCGGACCTGCCGGACCTGCTCGACTACGACATCATCAAGTCGGGCCGGACCTACCAGTACTTCACCGGGGATCCGTTGTACCCCTTCGGGTACGGCCTGTCCTACACCACCTTCGACTACCGGAACCTGCGGCTGAGCGCGCCGACGATGTCCGCGCAGGGTGAGGTCGGCGTGAACGTGGTCGTGACGAACACCGGGACCCGCGCGGGTGACGAGGTCGTGCAGCTCTACACGCACCAGCGCACTTCGCGCGATCCGCAGCCGAACCTGCGCCTGCGGGCGTTCGCGCGGGTGCACCTCGCGCCGGGTGAGGCGAAGACGGTGACGCTTTCCCTGCGGGCCGCGGACCTCGCGCACTGGGACGTCACGCGGGACCGCTGGGTGGTCGAGACGGCCACGCACGACGTGCTGGTCGGTGCGTCCAGCGCGGACATCCGGGTGCGGACGGCACTGCGTGTGCGAGGTGAGGCCATTCCGCCGCGTGACCTGCACCGCGAGACCGAAGCGGAGAACTTCGACGACTACCAGGGCATCACGCTGACCGACCGGTCGAAGGAACGCGGCACGTCGGTCACCTCGGACGGTGGCTGGATCGCCTTCCGGGACGCCAACCTGCACGGCTCGCAGATCACCGCGCTGGTTTCGGCGCCCGGGCCCGCGACCATCACCGTGCGCAGCGGCGGGCCGGGTGGCCCGGTGCTCGGCACGCTGGCCGTGCCGAAGACCGGCGGGAAGTACGACTACACCACGGTTTCGGCGCCGCTGACCGGGATGAAGGGCCGCGGGGACCTGTACCTGGTGTTCGGCGGACCGGTGTCACTGGGCACCTTCCGGCTCGCTTGA
- a CDS encoding amidase domain-containing protein, translating to MVSYQQLRAAKPDTFATAADDWLKLAKEAETAAENLYERGGNALGEQWSDTLGEKAGGHCRKIAQDFQAAGMAIRGVVTTLDGLATALAAAKRNLDTAVQFATGAGLEVDDTGKVTVPAGADDPKAEERAKRAGWLIWDAVNDATKIDEDAAASLKRLIQPAGITKLMTQDELAKDILNDEVKKAGHTGLAMLRQTMPLNADAQTQAEWWKSLSEDQRKQYLRGAPVQLYDMPGIPDDIKTELVGNDGLNRIEMIRWAEKHGESGYSDVPGMENCTNFVSYAMNEGGMVPHDKTGDKGWNQDHQGLPKLPFVGSPDQYRQGDAWAAAQNHHDYMLKNGGESVKVPDARPGDLLYMRNEKGVIHHASVVTAVTPDGEILYTQHNSNHTNIGLNHRLSHNETRTGAGDEPLIVRPHPNWD from the coding sequence ATGGTCAGCTACCAACAGCTCCGGGCGGCCAAGCCGGACACCTTCGCCACCGCGGCCGACGACTGGCTCAAGCTCGCCAAGGAGGCCGAGACCGCGGCCGAAAACCTCTACGAGCGCGGCGGCAACGCGCTCGGTGAGCAGTGGTCGGACACGCTCGGCGAGAAGGCGGGCGGGCACTGCCGCAAGATCGCGCAGGACTTCCAGGCCGCGGGCATGGCGATCCGCGGGGTGGTGACCACGCTCGACGGCCTCGCCACCGCGCTGGCCGCGGCCAAGCGGAACCTCGACACCGCCGTGCAGTTCGCCACCGGTGCCGGGCTGGAGGTCGACGACACCGGCAAGGTGACCGTGCCCGCCGGCGCCGACGACCCGAAGGCCGAGGAACGCGCCAAGCGCGCCGGCTGGCTCATCTGGGACGCGGTCAACGACGCCACCAAGATCGACGAGGACGCCGCCGCCAGCCTGAAGCGGCTGATCCAGCCCGCGGGCATCACCAAGCTGATGACCCAGGACGAACTGGCCAAGGACATCCTCAACGACGAGGTGAAGAAGGCCGGGCACACCGGGCTGGCCATGCTCCGCCAGACGATGCCGCTCAACGCCGACGCGCAGACGCAGGCGGAGTGGTGGAAGTCCCTCAGCGAGGACCAGCGCAAGCAGTACCTGCGTGGCGCGCCGGTGCAGCTGTACGACATGCCGGGCATTCCCGACGACATCAAGACCGAGCTCGTCGGCAACGACGGGCTGAACCGGATCGAAATGATCCGCTGGGCCGAAAAGCACGGCGAGAGCGGCTATTCCGACGTGCCGGGCATGGAGAACTGCACCAACTTCGTTTCCTACGCGATGAACGAAGGCGGCATGGTGCCGCACGACAAAACCGGGGACAAGGGCTGGAACCAGGACCACCAGGGCCTGCCGAAACTGCCGTTCGTCGGCTCGCCGGACCAGTACCGGCAGGGTGACGCGTGGGCGGCCGCGCAGAACCACCACGACTACATGCTCAAGAACGGTGGCGAAAGCGTCAAGGTGCCCGACGCGCGGCCCGGCGACCTGCTGTACATGCGCAACGAAAAGGGCGTGATCCACCACGCGTCGGTGGTCACCGCGGTCACCCCGGACGGGGAAATCCTCTACACGCAGCACAATTCGAACCACACCAACATCGGGCTCAACCACCGCCTGTCGCACAACGAAACCCGCACCGGCGCCGGGGACGAGCCGCTGATCGTCCGCCCCCACCCGAACTGGGACTGA
- a CDS encoding STAS domain-containing protein, whose amino-acid sequence MPYPNARAGMVVSTTAEATVVAIGGEVDALLTPRLRDQLAIEIQLAPRALVVDLSGVRFCSSAALGVLIGACGDARTAGIPFAVVTRQHAVLRPMELLNLRELLAVRPTVDEALAWAARPLTSPG is encoded by the coding sequence ATGCCCTACCCCAACGCCCGCGCCGGCATGGTCGTCTCGACCACCGCCGAAGCCACCGTCGTCGCCATCGGCGGTGAGGTCGACGCGCTGCTCACCCCGCGCCTGCGCGACCAGCTCGCCATCGAAATCCAGCTCGCCCCCCGCGCCCTCGTGGTGGACTTGAGCGGGGTCCGGTTCTGCTCGTCGGCGGCGCTCGGCGTGCTGATCGGTGCCTGCGGTGACGCCCGCACCGCGGGCATCCCGTTCGCCGTGGTCACCCGCCAGCACGCCGTGCTCCGCCCGATGGAACTGCTGAACCTGCGTGAACTGCTGGCGGTGCGCCCCACCGTCGACGAAGCACTGGCCTGGGCCGCCCGCCCGCTCACCTCGCCCGGCTGA
- a CDS encoding histidine kinase, which translates to MTDLARLDGTDRVLGIVRLALLVVVAAIQPALSLPVVDSTAGWAAFGALAGVTVTAACWVVRGRPVPLPVAVPLAVVVLAASTVATWEVPPDELFGGRHWSFGLAGWHLLVLLVDRAALAATALGALVVLTLARVATTAPTDRGEIGRVAIVVLSVISFQLATLALTRLVHRRARQAAEAAAERDRQAQRKALAEQQEADQRIRFAGQLGATLPLLAAMADRTLDPRDDTTRQRCVLAATQLRRLFAENDDVPDPLVHEVSACVDLAERRGLTVALAVSGEPTPVPTEVRRELTAPLVTALVAARTQARVSVLRTGEEVRVAVITDGEPGEAPASSPRVGVECHTLGARLWMEAKWRSEPS; encoded by the coding sequence ATGACTGACCTCGCGAGGCTCGACGGCACCGATCGTGTGCTCGGCATCGTGCGGCTGGCCCTGCTGGTGGTGGTCGCCGCGATCCAGCCCGCGCTCAGCCTGCCCGTGGTGGACAGCACCGCGGGCTGGGCGGCCTTCGGCGCGCTCGCGGGCGTGACGGTGACGGCCGCCTGCTGGGTGGTCCGCGGGCGGCCGGTGCCGCTGCCGGTGGCCGTGCCGCTCGCCGTGGTGGTGCTCGCGGCGTCGACCGTGGCGACCTGGGAGGTGCCGCCGGACGAGTTGTTCGGCGGCCGCCACTGGTCCTTCGGCCTGGCCGGCTGGCACCTGCTGGTGCTGCTGGTGGACCGCGCCGCGCTGGCGGCGACCGCGCTCGGCGCGCTGGTGGTGCTCACGCTGGCGCGGGTGGCCACCACCGCGCCCACCGATCGCGGCGAGATCGGCCGGGTGGCGATCGTGGTGCTCAGCGTGATCAGCTTCCAGCTGGCCACGCTGGCGCTGACCCGCCTGGTGCACCGGCGCGCGCGGCAGGCGGCCGAAGCCGCCGCCGAGCGCGACCGGCAGGCCCAGCGCAAGGCGCTCGCCGAGCAGCAGGAGGCCGACCAGCGCATCCGGTTCGCCGGTCAGCTCGGCGCGACGCTGCCGCTGCTGGCCGCGATGGCCGACCGCACGCTGGACCCGCGCGACGACACCACCCGGCAGCGCTGCGTGCTGGCGGCCACCCAGTTGCGGCGGTTGTTCGCCGAGAACGACGACGTGCCCGACCCGCTGGTGCACGAGGTCTCCGCCTGCGTGGACCTCGCCGAGCGCCGCGGGCTCACCGTGGCGCTGGCGGTCAGCGGCGAGCCGACGCCCGTGCCGACGGAAGTCCGCCGCGAGCTGACCGCGCCGCTGGTGACCGCGCTGGTCGCGGCCCGTACCCAGGCGCGGGTGAGCGTCCTGCGCACGGGTGAAGAGGTACGGGTGGCGGTGATCACCGACGGTGAGCCGGGTGAAGCTCCGGCAAGTTCCCCACGGGTCGGCGTCGAGTGCCACACACTGGGAGCGCGGCTGTGGATGGAGGCGAAATGGCGTTCGGAACCGAGTTGA
- a CDS encoding response regulator transcription factor, with translation MAFGTELTAVVIDDHPAVRAGVVHWLSSGSPPIKVLAEGEDVRVAWIGDGARADVVILDLHLNSTTPAMGDLRRLTEAGRRVVVYSMRADDDIALQCLELGALCYLTKAEGDEHLVEAVRAAGGDRAYTPPSLAGALAGDRSERRPALSARETEVLIEWFQSESKEFVAHRLGISPNTVNSHLERIRIKYAQIGREAPTKAALVARAIQDGLIGVSDL, from the coding sequence ATGGCGTTCGGAACCGAGTTGACCGCGGTGGTCATCGACGATCACCCGGCCGTGCGCGCGGGCGTGGTGCACTGGCTGTCTTCGGGCAGCCCGCCGATCAAGGTGCTCGCCGAGGGCGAGGACGTGCGCGTCGCGTGGATCGGCGACGGCGCGCGGGCCGACGTGGTCATCCTCGACCTGCACCTGAACAGCACCACCCCGGCCATGGGCGACCTGCGCCGGCTCACCGAGGCGGGCAGGCGCGTGGTGGTCTACTCGATGCGCGCCGACGACGACATCGCGTTGCAGTGCCTCGAACTCGGCGCGCTCTGCTACCTCACCAAGGCCGAAGGCGACGAGCACCTGGTCGAGGCGGTCCGCGCGGCCGGTGGTGACCGCGCGTACACGCCGCCGTCGCTGGCCGGCGCACTGGCGGGTGACCGCTCCGAACGCCGTCCGGCGCTCTCGGCACGCGAGACCGAGGTGCTCATCGAGTGGTTCCAGTCAGAGTCGAAGGAATTTGTCGCGCACCGGCTCGGCATCTCACCCAACACGGTGAACTCGCATCTCGAACGCATCCGGATCAAGTACGCGCAGATCGGGCGGGAAGCACCGACCAAGGCGGCACTGGTGGCCCGTGCCATTCAGGACGGGCTGATCGGCGTGAGCGATCTGTGA
- a CDS encoding sensor histidine kinase, with product MHPDNSVEAESRAVVGRFAGVARGAGLVVISVFGVLATPSDALPLGFGLLALAVVAALAEVHTGRTGRGRRVAFALALARAAAICAAQLETAPEPGELNQWALNVLTITVITLQWEWPPRVTVPAVACLLVVQLAPLAPEDSVSTVLRVLIEGVLARLAFQLLVRSTRRIDRLRARRARLEREESLAQQRRRQEREYLAVLHDTASATFLMVAQRGASADPAEVAEYARRDLSILTGATGRDSMVELEASLRGVLAQSPVRVDARWSPVPLLPASAALALVRAVREALLNVERHAGVTEAVLTVEAGVRVTVRDEGRGFDPAAVPAHRRGIRGSLVERMAAAGGRATVTSAPGEGTTVELSWPDD from the coding sequence GTGCACCCCGACAACTCCGTCGAAGCCGAGTCGCGTGCCGTGGTCGGGCGCTTCGCCGGGGTGGCCAGGGGTGCCGGCCTGGTGGTGATCAGCGTGTTCGGCGTGCTCGCCACGCCGTCGGACGCGCTGCCGCTGGGCTTCGGCCTGCTCGCGCTGGCGGTGGTCGCCGCGCTCGCCGAGGTCCACACGGGACGGACGGGCCGCGGCCGCCGGGTGGCCTTCGCGCTGGCGCTGGCCAGGGCCGCGGCGATCTGCGCGGCCCAGCTGGAAACCGCGCCGGAACCGGGTGAGCTGAACCAGTGGGCGCTGAACGTGCTCACCATCACCGTGATCACGCTGCAGTGGGAGTGGCCGCCCAGGGTGACCGTGCCCGCGGTGGCCTGCCTGCTGGTGGTGCAGCTCGCCCCGCTCGCGCCGGAGGACAGCGTGAGCACGGTGCTGCGCGTGCTGATCGAAGGCGTGCTGGCGCGGCTGGCGTTCCAGCTGCTGGTGCGCTCGACGCGGCGCATCGACCGGCTGCGCGCGCGGCGTGCCCGGCTCGAGCGCGAGGAATCCCTTGCCCAGCAACGAAGGCGGCAGGAACGCGAGTACCTGGCCGTGCTGCACGACACCGCGTCGGCCACCTTCCTGATGGTGGCCCAGCGCGGGGCGAGCGCCGACCCGGCCGAGGTCGCCGAGTACGCCCGCCGTGATCTGTCCATTCTCACCGGTGCCACCGGCCGGGACAGCATGGTCGAGTTGGAGGCGTCGCTGCGCGGAGTGCTGGCGCAGAGCCCGGTCCGGGTGGACGCGCGGTGGTCGCCGGTGCCGCTGCTGCCCGCGTCGGCCGCGCTGGCGCTGGTGCGCGCGGTGCGGGAGGCGCTGCTGAACGTCGAGCGGCACGCCGGGGTGACCGAGGCCGTGCTCACCGTGGAGGCCGGGGTACGCGTGACCGTCCGCGACGAGGGCCGCGGGTTCGACCCGGCGGCGGTGCCCGCGCACCGGCGTGGCATCCGGGGCTCGCTGGTGGAGCGCATGGCCGCGGCGGGCGGCCGGGCGACGGTGACCTCCGCGCCGGGCGAGGGCACCACGGTCGAGCTGAGCTGGCCCGATGACTGA
- a CDS encoding SDR family NAD(P)-dependent oxidoreductase has protein sequence MAKTVVITGGTDGIGAALARALAARGDRAVVLGRHRERGERLVRDGGGAISFLEADLSLMSGTRAVAAGLRDAHPVIDGLVLCARYFQTSRVVTEEGFEHNFALFYLSRAVLGEELAGALGRAARPVVVNVAGPGHDTPIDWDDLQSTRGYDGVRAMFQAGRLNDLLGVDFARRHPGIAYALFHPGTTATGFAGDYDPATAAFIEQQKALAKPATEVVPPLLALLDEPPSASLSAFHLHTELDVRNGLFDPADAARLAGLGLTSSR, from the coding sequence ATGGCGAAGACAGTGGTGATCACCGGTGGCACGGACGGGATCGGGGCCGCGCTCGCGCGGGCGCTGGCGGCACGCGGTGACCGGGCGGTGGTGCTCGGGCGCCACCGTGAACGCGGGGAACGGCTGGTCCGCGACGGTGGTGGCGCGATCAGCTTTCTCGAAGCCGACCTGAGCCTGATGTCGGGCACGCGGGCGGTCGCGGCCGGACTACGGGACGCCCATCCGGTGATCGACGGGCTCGTGCTCTGCGCGCGTTATTTCCAGACCAGCCGCGTGGTCACCGAAGAGGGGTTCGAGCACAACTTCGCGTTGTTCTACCTGAGCCGGGCCGTGCTCGGCGAGGAGCTGGCCGGCGCACTCGGGCGGGCCGCCCGGCCGGTGGTGGTGAACGTGGCGGGACCGGGGCACGACACCCCGATCGACTGGGACGACCTGCAAAGCACCCGCGGTTACGACGGCGTGCGCGCGATGTTCCAGGCCGGGCGGCTCAACGACCTGCTCGGCGTCGACTTCGCGCGGCGGCACCCCGGCATCGCCTACGCGTTGTTCCACCCCGGCACCACGGCGACCGGGTTCGCCGGTGACTACGACCCCGCCACGGCCGCGTTCATCGAGCAGCAGAAGGCGCTGGCGAAACCGGCCACCGAGGTGGTGCCGCCACTGCTGGCCCTGCTCGACGAGCCGCCGTCGGCCTCGCTCAGCGCGTTCCACCTGCACACCGAATTGGACGTGCGGAACGGGCTGTTCGACCCCGCCGACGCGGCTCGTCTCGCCGGGCTCGGCCTTACTTCTTCCAGATGA
- a CDS encoding transglycosylase SLT domain-containing protein: MLNYENLYHAPVHALEQAVDDWSRVIGKVEALGSELADTVTQPLKASGWKGPAAQTAMSFLGETSKEFGDAAKQARGIRDLLEEAHGRIKRNQDALYRITDHEAPAKGLKVDQKGEVTANPPVDPQDRSTWRGKDDIRDAIEEGRHAIEAIKTRINQVLRDASEADETAAWALRANLGGEKHDFNQPQHTSLAGAWNAGAWKNSVTGNGSFLDPHGKDIVAAANKYGINPKVLAALLIQEGEGRSLGTKIPFDLFRHAESKGLVGNSVGLGQMQAGTAAELMAKYHGEKVSQDDIRDRLAHDDRLAIDLAAANLHHLKSTYGISDEQAYTAYAADDKLIRAWLRDDTNYPNYGNMTERSDSFAKRYREANDVGGLVR, encoded by the coding sequence ATGCTGAACTACGAGAACCTGTACCACGCCCCGGTGCACGCCCTCGAGCAGGCCGTCGACGACTGGAGCCGGGTGATCGGCAAGGTGGAGGCGCTCGGCTCGGAGCTGGCGGACACGGTGACGCAGCCGCTCAAGGCGTCCGGCTGGAAGGGGCCTGCCGCGCAGACCGCGATGTCGTTCCTCGGCGAGACCAGCAAGGAGTTCGGTGACGCGGCCAAGCAGGCACGCGGCATCCGCGACCTGCTGGAGGAGGCGCACGGCCGGATCAAGCGCAACCAGGACGCGCTCTACCGCATCACCGACCACGAGGCGCCCGCGAAGGGGCTGAAGGTGGACCAGAAGGGTGAGGTGACGGCGAATCCGCCGGTCGATCCGCAGGACCGGTCCACCTGGCGCGGCAAGGACGACATCCGCGACGCCATCGAAGAGGGCAGGCACGCGATCGAGGCCATCAAAACGCGGATCAACCAGGTGCTGCGTGACGCGTCGGAGGCCGACGAGACCGCGGCGTGGGCGTTGCGCGCCAACCTGGGCGGGGAGAAGCACGACTTCAACCAGCCGCAGCACACCAGTCTCGCCGGGGCGTGGAACGCCGGTGCCTGGAAGAACTCGGTCACCGGCAACGGCAGCTTCCTCGACCCGCACGGCAAGGACATCGTGGCGGCGGCGAACAAGTACGGCATCAATCCGAAGGTGCTCGCCGCGCTGCTGATCCAGGAGGGCGAGGGCCGTTCGCTCGGCACCAAGATCCCGTTCGACCTGTTCCGGCACGCGGAGTCGAAGGGCCTGGTGGGCAATTCCGTCGGGCTCGGCCAGATGCAGGCGGGCACCGCGGCCGAGCTGATGGCGAAGTACCACGGCGAGAAGGTCAGCCAGGACGACATCCGGGACAGGCTGGCCCACGACGACCGGCTGGCGATCGATCTCGCCGCGGCCAACCTGCACCACCTCAAGAGCACGTACGGCATTTCGGACGAGCAGGCGTACACGGCCTACGCCGCGGACGACAAGCTCATCCGGGCGTGGCTGCGCGATGACACGAACTATCCGAACTACGGCAACATGACCGAGCGCTCGGACAGCTTCGCCAAGCGGTACCGGGAAGCCAACGACGTCGGTGGCCTGGTGCGCTAG